The proteins below are encoded in one region of Pongo pygmaeus isolate AG05252 chromosome 20, NHGRI_mPonPyg2-v2.0_pri, whole genome shotgun sequence:
- the LOC129020804 gene encoding ladinin-1-like, producing the protein MGPHLGEAEGRGAKGQLGPWQDMQHLLVPKKELETPPHQRQSQEQQGSWALEEESLVSRKPGGRKKETEKSPVSEKSSMLGKAALDERLVSEKTSIAKKVLALEKTSLSEKTVVSEKRQLREEAGSSKDRCLREDTGPRKGISVREGSGERAKVHLREVSSRKDKRLRKHTRIRKETGVGESIDLREVTSPKEEPDQTPSWLQRRLQPQSSPGPGAGGLSEEAKPPLRGRQKGPSLGRNCHPLQSRACWAL; encoded by the coding sequence ATGGGCCCCCATCTGGGAgaggcagaaggcagaggagCAAAGGGGCAGCTGGGACCCTGGCAGGACATGCAGCATCTCCTAGTCCCCAAGAAGGAACTGGAGACCCCACCTCACCAGAGACAAAGCCAGGAGCAGCAGGGTTCCTGGGCCCTGGAGGAGGAGAGCTTGGTGAGCAGGAAGccaggagggaggaaaaaagaaacagagaagtcCCCAGTCTCAGAGAAATCCTCCATGCTAGGGAAGGCAGCACTGGATGAGAGACTGGTCTCAGAAAAAACCTCCATTGCCAAGAAGGTGCTAGCCTTGGAGAAAACATCTCTATCTGAGAAGACAGTGGTATCAGAGAAAAGACAGCTCAGAGAAGAAGCTGGTTCCAGTAAAGACAGGTGTCTCAGAGAAGACACTGGCCCCAGGAAAGGCATCAGTGTCAGAGAAGGTAGTGGTGAGAGAGCAAAGGTCCATCTCAGAGAAGTCAGTTCTAGAAAAGACAAGCGTCTCAGAAAACACACCAGGATCAGAAAGGAGACTGGTGTCGGAGAAAGCATCGATCTTCGAGAGGTCACCAGTCCTAAAGAGGAGCCTGACCAGACACCAAGCTGGCTCCAAAGAAGACTGCAGCCTCAGAGCAGCCCAGGCCCAGGAGCAGGCGGCCTCTCGGAGGAGGCCAAGCCACCACTGAGAGGCAGACAGAAAGGGCCCTCCCTTGGAAGAAACTGCCATCCTCTGCAGAGCAGGGCATGTTGGGCCCTCTGA